A single Lacerta agilis isolate rLacAgi1 chromosome 10, rLacAgi1.pri, whole genome shotgun sequence DNA region contains:
- the LOC117054379 gene encoding olfactory receptor 13H1-like: MGPANETMVTEFILIGLSEYPRAQTFFFFFLLVVYLTSFLGNGLIIMLIIMDPRLHTPMYFFLCALSFIDIALISNTVPEVLVNCFIYRPTISFSRCLSQMYIGLLLVSTECVLLALMAYDRFVAICQPLHYTKIMSWKFCLCLVAASVGFPLLITLINALLRPTDFCGQNVINHFACELESFLKLSCSDIHASELFMQVASISILIPPFGFIVVTYGRIGLAVLRIHSAQGRKKAFSTCSSHLAVVSVFYGTIMIMYLRPQGKLVSERDKLISVAYGAFTPMLNPLIYSLRNRDVKGAFWKLARRKISE; encoded by the coding sequence ATGGGACCTGCAAATGAGACTATGGTGACAGAGTTCATCTTGATTGGGTTATCTGAATACCCCAGAGCtcaaaccttcttcttcttcttcctcttggtaGTCTACCTCACTAGCTTTCTTGGTAATGGCCTCATTATCATGCTAATCATTATGGACCCCAGGCTTCATACCCCCATGTATTTCTTTCTGTGTGCTCTGTCTTTTATAGACATCGCCCTCATCAGCAATACAGTTCCAGAGGTCTTGGTCAACTGCTTCATTTACAGGCCTACAATTTCCTTCTCCAGATGCCTGTCCCAGATGTACATTGGTCTATTACTTGTCTCCACTGAGTGTGTCCTGCTTGCGCTCATGGCATATGACCGCTTTGTGGCTATATGCCAGCCCTTGCACTACACGAAGATAATGAGCTGGAAATTTTGCCTTTGCCTCGTGGCTGCATCTGTGGGCTTTCCTCTCCTGATAACTCTGATCAATGCACTGTTGCGGCCTACTGACTTCTGTGGCCAAAATGTCATCAATCATTTTGCATGTGAGCTGGAGTCGTtcctcaaactgtcttgctctgaTATTCATGCTAGTGAGCTTTTTATGCAAGTGGCCAGCATCTCTATTTTAATACCTCCCTTTGGTTTCATAGTTGTGACATACGGGCGCATAGGCCTGGCTGTACTGCGCATCCATTCAGCACAGGGTCGCAAGAAAGCCTTTTCCACCTGCAGCTCTCACCTTGCTGTTGTCAGTGTCTTCTATGGCACAATCATGATCATGTACTTGAGGCCACAAGGGAAATTGGTTTCTGAGAGGGACAAGCTCATATCTGTAGCATATGGAGCTTTCACACCTATGCTCAACCCTCTGATCTACAGCCTAAGAAACAGGGATGTGAAGGGTGCCTTTTGGAAACTGGCTAGAAGAAAAATATCAGAATAA